The genomic window TGATAGGTTTATCCAAGGGTTCAATCTataagttttttctattatgGCATGAAATTACATCACCTCTCTGATATCTTTGATCTCCTTATTTTTGTGAATTGATTGTCCTATTTCTTGGGTAAAGAAACCAAATTTTTGGAGAAACATTCTCCTTGGTTTGCTACACTATATCACTGCATAGTATTTAACAAAGAGTATCAGTTAACGAACTCTTTATGTCAATCCACACCCTGACTCTCCTTGGATGGTTTGTAATTCTGCTTGTAGTTTAATTTGGTGATTTGTGGTTAATAAAACTGCGGTTACTCTTTTAATCAGAAGGTGGAACCGATGGATATATTTTATTGCTAATTACTTGTAGACCACCACAGTTTCTTGTACTTATTCAAAGTATATACTGAATTTGAGTTTTATCTTCTTTATTACTTCTTTCATTCTGTAGGTTTTGTGCTAGACTTACAGCAGCATTTGCTATCTATCGGCATTTAACTGTTCAACAATTCTCTTTTCTATGAACAGGTATGGATTTCAAAGTCAAACAAATGATCAAACTCCTTGAAGAAGACGCAGATTCCTTTGCAAGGAGGGCAGAGATGTACTATAAGAAACGCCCGGAGCTTATGAAATTAGTTGAAGAGTTTTATAGAGCATATCGTGCATTGGCTGAAAGATATGATCATGCCACCGGGGCCCTTCGCCAGGCACATCGAACAATGGCAGAAGCATTCCCCAACCAAGTCCCCCTTATGCTTGGCGATGATTCTCCTGCAGGTTCTGCTACTGATGGTGATCCCCGTACACCTGATATGCCACCAATACGTGCACCTTTTGACCCTGATGAGCTGCAAAAGGATGCTTTGGGTGTTTCACCATCTCATAGGAATGGAGCTTTTACTGAAGAATCAGATTCTGTTCCTGGAAGAAAGGGTTTGAAACAGCTCAATGATCTTTTTGGGTCTGGAGATGGGGTGAACCATGCTAAATTTTCAGAAGGGAGGGCAAGAAAAGGCCTCAGTTTCCATGATCCAGAGGAGAAAGAGCAAGGTGTGTGGAATGACAGTAGCCATGATCTCAAGGCTCGAATCCCATCCCAGTCTGAACGAGTGAGTCAAGCCGAGCTagaaattttaactttaaagaATGCGCTTGCTAAACTAGAAGCTGAAAAAGAAGCTGACCTGCTTCGGTATGAGAATAGTTTGGAAAGATTGTCTAATCTGGAGTCAGAAGTCTCTCGTGCAACAGAGGATTCCAGGGGACTTAATGAACGAGCCAGCAAATCTGAAGCTGAAGTTCTAACTTTGAAGGAAGCCCTTGCCGAGTTAGAGGCTGAAAAGAAATCTAGTTTTCTTCAATACCAGCattgtttggaaaaaatatCTAATCTGGAGAACAGTATATCTCATGTCCAAAAGGATGCAGGAGAACAAAATGAGCGAGCTGGCAAGGCCGAAATTGAAGCTCAATCTCTAAAGCAAGACCTGGCTAGATTAGAAGCTGAAAAAAATGTTGTGCTGGTTCAGTACAAACAATGTTTGGAGAAGATATCTGATCTAGAAGACCAATTACTGAATGCACAGGAAGATGCCAGGAGGTTCAGTGAGCGTGCGGGTGATGCTGAAAGGGAAATTGATACCTTGAAGCAAGCTTTGACCAAGCTAACTGAAGAGAAGGAAGCTGCTGTCACTCAGTACCAGCAGTGCTTGGCAACAATTGTCAGCCTGGAGCATAAAATTACTTGTTTTGAGGAGGAAGCCCGAAGGCTTAACTCAGAGATAGATGATGGGGCTGTGAAGCTAAAGGATGCTGAAGAGAGGTGTATTCTGTTggtaaaatcaaatcaaaccatGCAGTCTGAGTTAGAGTCATTGGTGCAGAAAGTGGCAGCTCAAAGCGAAGAAGTTACGGAGAAGAAGGAGGAGTTGGGGAGACTTTGGACTTGTGTACAAGAAGAGCGATTGAGATTCATTGAGGCTGAAACTGCTTTTCAAACTCTACAGCATCTGCACTCTCAATCTCAGGAAGAACTGAGATCTATGGCGGCTCAGCTTCAGaacaggtctcaaattttggaCGAACTGGAAGCCCGTAATCAGAGTTTAAAAGATGAAGTGGAGCATGTCAAGGTGGAGAACAAGAGTGTAAGTGAAGTCAACTTATCCTCAGCTCTGACTATACAGAATCTGCAAGATGAGATTTCAAGCTTAAGGGAGACCATAACAAAACTTGAAGCAGAGGTTGAGCTTCGAGTGGACCAAAGAAATGCTCTTCAGCAAGAAATTTACTGTCTGAAGGAGGAGTTAAATGACCTTAACCGGAAGCATCAGGCAATCATGGGGCAGGTGGAATCAGTTGGTTTCAGCCCAGAGTCCTTTGGGTTGTCTGTGAAGGATTTGCAAGATGCCAACATAAAGCTAAAGGAGGTTTGTGAGCAAGACAGAAGTGAAAACGTAGCTCTTTTGGAAAAGTTGGAGATCATGGACAAACTTATTGAAAAAAATGCTCTCCTGGAGAATTCTTTATCAGATTTGAATGTTGAGCTAGAAGGGGTTAGAGAGAAGGTAAAGGAACTGGAAGAATCCTGTCAATCTCTTTTGGGAGAGAAATCCATTCTTGTTTCTGAGAAGGCTTTGCTGGCCTCTGAGTTGCAATTTGTGACTGATAATTTGGAGAAACTTACAGAGAAGAACAGCGTTCTGGAGAATTTCCTCATTGCTGCCAATGCTGAACTTGAGGGGCTGAGAGTAAAATCAAAGAGCTTAGAAGATTTATGCCTGCTGCATGAGAATGAGAAGTCTGACCTGGCCTCTATGAAAGGAAGTTTAACTTCTCAGTTGGACATCACTGAGAAAAGCCTGAAGGATTtggagaaaaattataaagaattaGAAGAGAGATATTCCCTTctggagaaagagagagaatccACACTTCATGAAGTAGAAGAATTACAGGTTTCTTTAGATGCCAAAAAGCAAGAACATGCTAATCTAGCCAAGTTGAGTGAGTCCCAATTGGCTGGTATGGCATCACAGATCTGCTTTCTACAAGAAGAAGGTCAGtgcagaaagaaagaatatgAAGAGGAGCTGGACAAAGCTGTGAATGCGGAGATTGAGATCTTTATCTTGCAGAAAAGTGCACAAGAACTGGAAGAAAAGAATTTTTCCCTCTTGCTTGAGCATCAGAAGCTCCTGGAGGCATCTAAACTTTCAGAGGAACAGATCTCTGATCTGAAACATGAAAATTGTGAACAACAAGTAGAGTTGAAATGCATCTCTGATCAAATTAACAATCTGAGAGTGGGACTTTATCAGGTGTTGAAGGCTCTTGAACTTGATGCAAACCAGTGTGAAAATAAAACGGAGCAAGACCAAAAACTTGTGAACCATGTACTCAACAAACTTCAAGAAACACAAGAGTTTCTCTTCAAGATGCAAGATGAAAATCAACAGTTGGTCATCGAGAACTCTGTTCTAGTTACACTGCTTGGGCAACTTCAACTAGAGGTGGAAAATCTTGTGATGACTAAAAATATCCTTGATCAGGAGTTGACAACCAGGTCTGAGCAGTTCTTGGTTTTGAAGAATGAGAGCCAAAAGCTTTCAGGGATAAATgaagtgatgaaattgaagttaATAGAGGGAGACCACAAAGAGGAGGCTTTGAAGGTTGAACTAAGCAATCTTCACGGGCAGCTGTCAGACTTGCAAGGTGCTCACCAGAACCTACAGGAATTGAACTGCAAGGTTCTTGATGAGCAGAGGTCCTTGATGAAATCATTTTCTGACGTGCTGATGGAGAAATGTAAACTAGAAGAGGAAAACTGCTGCATTCTTTATGAAACTGTATCTCAAAGTACCCTTTCTCTAATTTTCAGGGATATCATCTGCGAAAAATCTGTGGAAACAAAAGGCCTTGGTGAAAATCTAGATAAACTGTATCATGACAACAATGGTCTCAATGAGAAGGTGAAGATATTGGAGAAGGAGTTAGATAAGCTCTGTTCCTTAGAGGATGAGAAGAGAGAGTTGTGTGAAATGGTGGAGGATCTTAAGTGCAAGTATGATGAGGTCGGGATGATACAATCAGATCAAGAAATGCAGATCATCAAACTATCTGGAGATTATGATCAGAAAAGTAAGGAGGCTGAAAAGTTTTGTGAAGTAAATCAGAAATTGGAGTCTGAAATGAGGAAATTGCATGAAGAATTTCAAGAAGTTAAAGGCAGGGAGGAAAATTTGAGTAATGAACTGGTAAAGGGAAGAAATGAGATTGAATTACTAGAGTCTCAGGCTGTTGCATTGTTCGGTGAACTACAGATATCTGCTGTGCGAGAAGCCTTGTTTGAAGGAAAGATTCATGAGCTCCTTGAATTATGTGAGAGACTTGAAGATGGAAATTGCTCAAAAGACGTGGAGATCAACCAGCTGAAAGAAAGAGTTGGTACTTTGGAAGGCGGAAATGCAGACCTCAAAGCTCTGATGGCTGCATATTTTCCAGCTTTCATGTCTTTGAGGGATTGTGTAACATCACTGGAGAAGCACACTCTTTCAGATGTGACATTTAATGAAGTTGACAACAAGGAACCAAAGGTAATTTCTATTTTATCTGATTTTGAATCGTTCCGTTATTGCAACTTTACTTGGCCTGGTTCTACAAGTGACATGATCAAAATCCCATCCATTAATTGTCTAATCATACTGTGGGGTTTGTAAAATTTATCACATCAATCACTCCTTGAGACTTTACCTGTATTAACGTTTATAAGCTCTCATGCTCCATTCAAACCCAGAGTTGATGTGCCCAGACATTACTTCTATACtattatcattgattttttgttttgtttttgtttgataacTTGTCAGCTTCTTATCTGCAAAATTGGGGTTTATCAATGGTTATTCTTCCACTTCTTCCCCGTTCCCATTTAAACAAAGGCCCTAGTTACATatttcttcaaatcttttttgtAGTACGTTGTCATTTCTGAACCCTGTATTAAAGTAAGCTGGTTCTCATTTTCAATGCTGTTGGACAGGATTTATATAAGCTTCCTTGTGATGCACCGAATAATTTTAGTTGTCAATTATTCATAAGCTGCAAATACATATTGTTTTCTATATCAAGTTcatggtttttgatattttgcttATATTCCACTTGTTGCAGGATGCTGCAATGGTGGTGCATGCCAAAAGCTGTCAACAAATGAGTGAAGGACAGAGTAGCGTAGTACCAGGTGGAACTTTGGACTTCCAGGAATTGCAAATGAGGGTTATAGCCATTGAGAAGGCAGTCATTGAGAAGGAGAGACTTGTTATGGTGGAAAACTTGAGTTCTCATTCCAAACTCGATGCTGCGATGAGGCAGATTGAGGAGTTGAAATCTGGAAGCAGCTTGCATCTAGCAGGTATTGAAACAAGGAAGTATGCCAAGCCAAATCCGGAGCAAGAGGAACTGAGGGCCGTGCTCCGTGATGATCTCAGGCAGCAGAAACAAACACGTGAAATCTCCGAGGATGGGAGTGAAGTGATGACAAAAGACATAATGCTTGATCAGATATCTGAATGTTCATCTTATAGAATAAGCAGAAGAGAAACTATGGAGGCTGATTATCAGATGCTTGAAATATGGGAAACTGCTGACCGGAATGACAGCAATGACCTGACTGTTGGAAAAACTCAGAAGGTGATTGCTTCACAGGCAGAGAAAAAACACACCAGGCAGCATCCCTCCACAGAATCAATGATTGAGAAGGAGGTGGGTGTGGACAAATTAGAGATCTCAAAGACATTATCAGGGTCTCGTCAAGAAGGAAATAAGAGGAAAATTCTAGAAAGACTTGATTCTGATGCTCAAAAGTTGACAAATCTTCAAATAACAGTTCAAGATTTGAAGAGTAAGGTGGAGATTACAGAGAAGAGCAAAAAGGGAAAGGGTATTGAATATGATAATGTGAAGGAGCAGCTGGAAGAATCCGAGGAGGCCATCATGGAGCTGTTAGAAGTCAATCGCAAATTAATGAAGACTGTTGAAGACGAGCCACTGTACTTTGATGAGAAGTCCACACTAATACCAGATGAGAGTGGCACTGTCAGGAGAGTAAAAATTTTAGAACAGGCAAGAAGAGGATCAGAGAACATTGGGCGTTTGCAGTTGGAGGTGCAGAAATTGCAGTTCCTTTTGCTGAAACTCGATGGCGAAAACAGCAgtagaggaaaaacaaaaatcacagaGCGAAAAACAAGAGTTTTACTGCGGGACTATCTGTATGGTGGAACAAGAACAAGCCAGAAGCAGAAGAAAGGGCGCTTTTGTTCATGTGTGCAACCTCCAACTAAAGGAGATTGAGGCGATTACATTTTACCGGAAAATAATCGGtgtagttcaatttttttattgacattagTTGCTTTGTGCATAAACTTTCCTTGCTAGATATGGCGTTATATAGAGGGCTaaactctctgtttttttttgccttgCTTGCTTTGAGAGGACCCGGTCTTCTTTTAGTTTAGAGATCCTGCTGTACATGTCAGGCCCCGTCTAATCAGAAGAAGCTGCTCTATTAGAGCTTTGTTTTCCCCTTCATTTTGTGTGCATGTTGGAATACTTTTTCATAGctcataaatttaattagtttcatTAATAATTGCGAATTCAAATGGCACCGGATTACTTGCCCGCAGCACTGTtgagatttttcttcaaaactgATTTCTAATTGTTATGCTGCGAGTGTTTTCCGAGTTCTTGCCTCGCGATTTTCCCCAAGGGATCAACTTGCTTGCAACATTGTTCTCCATGACCAGAGCAACATCAGGATGCAATTCATCTCCACAAATCCATTACAATATTGTAGAGTAAACAGCATACCAGGATAACACTTTGCAGTTTCCGCTTATCATGTCTCCGCTTAAACTCGCTGAGGATTCTCCAGCTGCCCATTAACTGCAAGAACGACCTCACTGCAATCAACCTTGCAGCCTCAAGGCCGGCATTGAAAGTGGACATGGAAGCTGAGATTCCATCACTGCTTCAGGAGTTATGAGCCATGGAGGAAGAGGATAGCCTATCCCCATCGACAATATACTCTCTGGTTTCCGCTCCTTGAGATAAAATGCTTGAGTTGCCATGCAAACATTCTCCATTCTGACAGAGTTCGAAAAATCCTGAGCACTTTAATAGTCTTGGCACTGTCAAGCCACCAGGCCAACCTTTCACAATATCTAAAAATCTCATTTCATGTACAGCAGTACCCTGCAAGAACATGCTATAATTTCTCTCTCGGCCATACCAATCATCCGAGGTTTCCACTGCCGGAAGGGTCATGATGACATGCGCTGCATCAATTGCTCCACAACAATTCAGAAAGCCCAGCAAAGTATCGAATCTGCACATgatttcctgttttttttttaaatatattaaaataatatttttttattttttaaaaataatgtttgatattagtacttcaaaacaattcaaaaatataaaaaaatattaattttttaaaaaataattaaagttttcaCTAAAACGGCgttttataatgtaaaaaaatatatatatatataaataaagtgaGAATAACACTTGCAGCTAAAGCtgaaagataatatatatatatatatatatatatttttaaaaactatctgCAAGCGGAGGCATGCGACTATGAGAGTGTTTTTGACTTCCGGAATCAGGACTGGCTTAACTGGCACGTGCTAGGAAAATTCTTCCATGGGCCTAACCAATGGGGCCCACTTTTCAAGATCTCCGGTTtaagttttaagtttaacaGCTAAACATAGCATGAGCCCCAAAATCCATCCAAATGCTATCTTAGATAGTCTCTGCCGAGCTCCACCAATTTTATTTAAGACTAGCATAGTGGACATCCGCTGTTAggtagtaattttttaaatctatttttatttaattatataaaaattaaaatagatattcatattaaaattccgaaaaaatatatttttaatcaaaattatcttctctcttttttatgtaaCTTTCTTGGTTTTTACAACAACATGCCCTTAATATTAGCAATATTCACAAGAATATTGAATTGAAGAGGAAAACAtgcatattttaaataaaaaactcccCCTTTtgaatcatgtattttttttttattttgatgattttttttattaaaagcattcttttttaaataaaaacttattatgaGAGTGAAAGAAAgtcttaataagaaaataaaaaataatgaattactCATTTTCACTCacttttatgtataaatataagaataaaaaatataaaaaactatataaaaaatgataaaatatatattctattattatttaatattaatgaccAACTTTTCTTAAACAATTCTGCATAttaacttaatatatatttaatcataaaataccTATTAATATTGCCATAAAagctctaatattttttaaaaccatggaataattagatatttgttgaaatattattttaataaactcatttaaagataattttattatataattaaaaaaaaataaaataagaaaaaaggcTAAAGGTTGTTTAACAAACAACCTAGATCCTAGGCCTAAAAAGATGGATACACGTGTCTtgcctataaaaaaatagcttagGTTTGCATGGGATTAGAAGTCAAGACTCCTACACTTGACTTCCTTCGCCATCCgccctaaaattatttttttatagaatgaaCGATACCTTATTTTCTTGTGTAAATTTTAGCCACTAAAAAGTTAGGGTATGAAtttttaaaccctaaaaatttattttaacttttttttaacttgtaaatATCTAAAATACATTTTAGAGATATCACTAAACCAATTTTTAACCCCAAAAAAACCACTAAtagatataaaaattcaaaattatactgaataaaaaaacaccctTCCTAAGAACTACttaatattttcatgaaaaattcaAACCACATTCATGGGACTACTATTTCCAAGATGAATATATtgacatcttgattttttttcatggctaAAACATGCCTAACTAATGAACTCCTTCTCGATCTTACCTCTTATTTTCAagtcttttctttctatttttttttttaaatattttaagattaaatatgaaagaagtaaagTTTATAATcagaatattaaatattaaaattttaaatatcaaataaaatataaaattaaaatttcaaagacGAAACTAAAGTTTTTCATGCTTTTTGAACAAtgggctctgtttttttttattatttaatttgtggTTTTTATTCTCTCAATTGTTTTAACTATAGCCTAAAATTTTATTGCCTATGTTTCCTGCTTGCAAGAGGTGGTCTGGTTGGTTTTGTTTGTAcacattaatatttaatttaacattgaaataataattgacACTtagtgtcataacccaatttttgaccattttattttaattattattattattttatttactgaaaaggataaaaaaaatgatgatgatgataaaaaaaaataatgataaaaaaacaagtaaaatgagataaatgaagaatgaattaaaatttgggttaagggcaacatgattagaagttttagggtttaattaaactttgaaattaatctaattaagcttggaattaatttaattaatccgattaagggtttaattggagaattgataagttttgagacttaattgagcttggaattaatttaattaatccaatcaagggtttaattggagaattgataagttttgagacttaattaagcttgaaattaatttaattcatccaatcaagggcttaattggagaattgataagttttagacttaattggactttggatttaattaaattaatgaaatcagggacttaattgaaaaaatagcaaagtttggggttaattggggatATGATTGCAgcagattaaagtccaaggactaaCTTGTAAAAGGCACCGAAATGCAGGGGCAATTACAATTTAAACCAGGggcttaattataaaattcgGCGTCGTTTGAAAGAgcactattcatcttcttcacccgaaaacaagaagaaaacgcATGCCTTTATTGCATTAAAATCCATGCAACCGCATGGCATTCTCTGGTTATAAAAACCAGAGAAGGAGAACCggcaaagaaagaaaggatgGCATAACCGAAAAGCCACTAGAGAAACACAGAACCGgggaaagaatagaaaaaaaaactttcgttcctctgtttcttctcaaagaaacagaggaggCCACGAGCAGCGGAGGAAGAAAGCAACTAGCCCACCAGTCCTCCATCACGTCTCCGTTTCCCTGCTTACACAGAGGAAGTAACACCGGGAACACAACAAGACGCAAGAACAGAAACTGTACAGAGGGGAGCAAGTTTTCTGCCCCTGTTTCTTCTCTAAGAAACAGAGGCGTTCGTGCCTCACGATCGTGAGGCACGAACGCGTGAAGAAAGGccattctctggctttataagcAAGAGAAGGCCacagagaaggaagaaaaactgAGGAGAAACATGAAAAAGAGAGGACAGAACCGGTGGACGAGAAGAACAAACACAGACGGCCGCGGACGAGCGGGGAAGACGACTAGCAGGGGAACAAAccgaaacaaaaaagaagaagacgacaGAACAAGGAAAGCTAAAACAGAGGAGTAGACAGAAAGCAGTAACAAAGAGGAGTAACGCTGGTCAGTTGTCATCCCCGTCTTCCAGTGCAGCAACAGGTAAGTTGCATTGCCCCTCCCTGCATTTTAATTGCATGTTGCTGTAACAGGCGTGCGTGAGCGGTTCACGCACGCCTGCgggtaaaaaaatagaaaaatggcCAGCCGGGTCAAGCCTTTGACCCGGCTAGGCCTGCTGagtccagcccagcccatgtgggctgagctgggcccagcccaaaaaaataaaaaaataaaaaaaacagaaaagtaaaaaagggtagaaaaaataaaaaaatgtgtatgcatgaataaaaataatgtaaatttactggtttattcactgatgccagagtcaggaataaaaatactggtttaaatttatattatttttattcggtgtattttattttatttagctagaaaaataaaaaatatgtgcatgcataaaaaatcaattttttttaatttattcactggcgctagagtagggaataaaaaatattgatctaatttttcgtagctacgaatttttaccaacgccagagttggaattattcgagctcgaatattcactggcgccagagtcaggaatattataaacaaatcatcatagcataagcgaataaatgtttagcaattgaagacaaaaccaacaatgcagtttgccttaggcagaacgtttaaggggtgataatatcttcccttttacgtaaccaatcccgagccatagaatctctgttgaccagttagggttcctagtgaccataatactaggtggcgactccttaaacaagatcttttcccctaaaagaacaagatgccagatatctgttctttttccataaatcTAGAATTATTTTGTGGGCCGctgcgatgtcgggtgcgacactTAGCATGAAAACATGCGAGatgaaaaaaatctcaacaaataaaaccaTACCAATATAACTTAATAAAATGAGATTGTTAAACaaataacattgaaaataaaaaatattatagaaatgaACAACGAAATCCATAATATTTGAAGTCTAGGAGAACAGCGATTGGTATTTTACAAATCCTCCAAgacttttagtttcttttataattgttttgagTCATCGCATGGCTTCAGGTCATTATAATTatgctatttcttttttcacatattttatttctatttttaagatAGTAcctatgtttttatataaattataaaaaaacatttaaaaataaacaataaatttattatattttcataccaCTTGCAATTTTTGTTTAAGTTCATTGAGCTTTTCTCCaccaattattataattaaaggtacaaatatttttttttctaataaattaattcatatcaTATACTTAGCTTCAGAtggattgtaataaaaaaaaatgtatattaaatatgCCAAACATAACCCCAGGAAATTGAAAGACATCACCGAAATAGAGTTAATGagagaaacaaaatataatgaaatttatcatttattaatcaataatttttaaaaaataagttatttacTTATTTCCATAATAATGATAATCATGATAATCATGCCACTAAAAGatgtttcttaaattaaaaacaataattttagttggttatgcaagattcaagttgattttttttattgaagttgatttttttttatttttaatatatttttcaattttattttcatcattcaatattaagtttattgaagaattgagtttcgtaatgtatttttaatttactttatatgagattattttaGTCTTATAATCTagattatgagtttgaagaGTTAACTCatttgacttgagttttttttccttccatttttttaattgactttttttcttttatttttttaattgattttctttctcaacttcatccttcaacactaggttgattgagaattacgcttcgtaatttgtttcggtttgctttttatgaggttatcaccgtcttatgactcaggtcatgagtttgacagattaattAACTTGAGATgacttaagttatttttttattttttttaatttaactttcaacactaaattgattggaaattgagtttcataatttgtttcaatttgttttctatgagctATCATAGTTTTATGACCCATATATGAggattgacaagttaacccaagttgaagCGAATCGATCAAATATGTTGTcttctcaatatttatataaaaaatattatctttaatatttattttgagtcaaattaTTACTGGTGATTCATATTGTTTCTGGACTTgctaaatcaatcaaattatattagatTAAACCAtacatggtttatttttttttctactagaaaaaaaacaacaatacctaaattttttttttatatattttttaattcaaccaaTAACTTAGCGCTTTAAAAGTCATTTCTACATTAATGACTAAGGTTGTCCAATATGCTTATGCTCGCTCATCAGAAATAATCCAAAAGGCTTTCCATTCGAAGACTCATGTATGAAACGTACACATTGTACAACTTGTAACTTGtcggaaggaaaaaaacacctCCAACTAAAACTAATTATCTACCAAGTCAACTTCTGTTTCACTTGTGTTGATTTGATGCAGCATATGCATGCGATGCATAACAGCTCCTAAATCAATGCGCACACAACTGATACATATTTGTAGAGTTGACCTTCGTGGAAAATGACACTTGCTGATCGACAGCTTAGACTTTGTTATATGCCTCAGATTCCTCTCTCAAGGGGTCTGGTTTGCGAGTATGAAGCATGAAATTGCACGCTCCAACAGCTTCTCCTACTGTCAAATACATCCATTCTTGTCCTATTTTCTCGATTAGCTTGGACTTGTTGAGTTTCTTCATCACTTCAGCTCCAGGATTGGCCAAGACAAGCTGTAAACATGCATGGCGACGAAGAACATCAGAACATGTAAAGTAATGGTGTgggataaaatcaaatttgtagGTCATGATAGAAGTTTGAATAAGAATATAC from Populus trichocarpa isolate Nisqually-1 chromosome 5, P.trichocarpa_v4.1, whole genome shotgun sequence includes these protein-coding regions:
- the LOC7464699 gene encoding protein NETWORKED 1D yields the protein MAARSQADSKRKYSWWWNSHISPKNSKWLQENLTGMDFKVKQMIKLLEEDADSFARRAEMYYKKRPELMKLVEEFYRAYRALAERYDHATGALRQAHRTMAEAFPNQVPLMLGDDSPAGSATDGDPRTPDMPPIRAPFDPDELQKDALGVSPSHRNGAFTEESDSVPGRKGLKQLNDLFGSGDGVNHAKFSEGRARKGLSFHDPEEKEQGVWNDSSHDLKARIPSQSERVSQAELEILTLKNALAKLEAEKEADLLRYENSLERLSNLESEVSRATEDSRGLNERASKSEAEVLTLKEALAELEAEKKSSFLQYQHCLEKISNLENSISHVQKDAGEQNERAGKAEIEAQSLKQDLARLEAEKNVVLVQYKQCLEKISDLEDQLLNAQEDARRFSERAGDAEREIDTLKQALTKLTEEKEAAVTQYQQCLATIVSLEHKITCFEEEARRLNSEIDDGAVKLKDAEERCILLVKSNQTMQSELESLVQKVAAQSEEVTEKKEELGRLWTCVQEERLRFIEAETAFQTLQHLHSQSQEELRSMAAQLQNRSQILDELEARNQSLKDEVEHVKVENKSVSEVNLSSALTIQNLQDEISSLRETITKLEAEVELRVDQRNALQQEIYCLKEELNDLNRKHQAIMGQVESVGFSPESFGLSVKDLQDANIKLKEVCEQDRSENVALLEKLEIMDKLIEKNALLENSLSDLNVELEGVREKVKELEESCQSLLGEKSILVSEKALLASELQFVTDNLEKLTEKNSVLENFLIAANAELEGLRVKSKSLEDLCLLHENEKSDLASMKGSLTSQLDITEKSLKDLEKNYKELEERYSLLEKERESTLHEVEELQVSLDAKKQEHANLAKLSESQLAGMASQICFLQEEGQCRKKEYEEELDKAVNAEIEIFILQKSAQELEEKNFSLLLEHQKLLEASKLSEEQISDLKHENCEQQVELKCISDQINNLRVGLYQVLKALELDANQCENKTEQDQKLVNHVLNKLQETQEFLFKMQDENQQLVIENSVLVTLLGQLQLEVENLVMTKNILDQELTTRSEQFLVLKNESQKLSGINEVMKLKLIEGDHKEEALKVELSNLHGQLSDLQGAHQNLQELNCKVLDEQRSLMKSFSDVLMEKCKLEEENCCILYETVSQSTLSLIFRDIICEKSVETKGLGENLDKLYHDNNGLNEKVKILEKELDKLCSLEDEKRELCEMVEDLKCKYDEVGMIQSDQEMQIIKLSGDYDQKSKEAEKFCEVNQKLESEMRKLHEEFQEVKGREENLSNELVKGRNEIELLESQAVALFGELQISAVREALFEGKIHELLELCERLEDGNCSKDVEINQLKERVGTLEGGNADLKALMAAYFPAFMSLRDCVTSLEKHTLSDVTFNEVDNKEPKDAAMVVHAKSCQQMSEGQSSVVPGGTLDFQELQMRVIAIEKAVIEKERLVMVENLSSHSKLDAAMRQIEELKSGSSLHLAGIETRKYAKPNPEQEELRAVLRDDLRQQKQTREISEDGSEVMTKDIMLDQISECSSYRISRRETMEADYQMLEIWETADRNDSNDLTVGKTQKVIASQAEKKHTRQHPSTESMIEKEVGVDKLEISKTLSGSRQEGNKRKILERLDSDAQKLTNLQITVQDLKSKVEITEKSKKGKGIEYDNVKEQLEESEEAIMELLEVNRKLMKTVEDEPLYFDEKSTLIPDESGTVRRVKILEQARRGSENIGRLQLEVQKLQFLLLKLDGENSSRGKTKITERKTRVLLRDYLYGGTRTSQKQKKGRFCSCVQPPTKGD